The sequence CCTCGTCGGGCTCGACTACCACGTGGGCTTCCTGTGGAACGATGGCACCCGGGTACAGATGTGCCATTCGTCGTACCTGGGGACGGTGGAGGTGGTCTGCGAGGACGCGCTTACGTCTCCGGCGATGGTGTCTGGCTACCACGTCGTCGGGCGGTTGCTGGAGGACGGGATGCTCGAGGCGTGGCTGGAGGGCAGGGCGCTGCCCACGTTTACCGGTTGAGGCTGGAGGCCTGCTCATGGCTGCTTTCATCGGTGTCCTGGTAGGGTGGATCGCGGCGTTCTTCCTTTTACCCGTTCTCTACGCGGCGGCTCTCAAGCGCAACATGGGCCTGCGGGCCGGGACCACGGACTCGCCGCCGCTCAAAGTTACGCACGGGCGTGGCGAAGGTTCCGGGCAGCTCGTTCTGGCTCGGGTGGAAGACCTCGCGCCCGTGCGCCCGAGGTCTCGCAGAACGCTGATCTACCTTGCGCTGGTCGTCATATCCGCCCTGTCCTCATCGGCGATCTTGCAACTTGTGCTCGAGCCGAATGCGTCGGGCGTTTACAGGATTACGCCACTCTCGTTGATGGTCGGAGCGGCGATCTACACCAGCGTGCCGTTCGTGATCGGACGAGTGCTCAGCGGGCTCCGAGGAACGATGTCGAACTTCGGGAGTTGGACGCTTCCCTCGTTCTTGTTTGGTGCTCTGCCGGGCGGAGCCTTGTCTTTCTCAATGGCGGAGCCAGTGAGCAGGATGCCAGTGATAGGGTTGTCCGTACGTGTGCTTCACGTCATTCTAGCGCTCGCGGTTGGTTACGGCCTCCTATTGACGTTCATCGCCGCCCGCTCCGTCCTTGCACGCCTGATTCCGCTCAGCGCCGACAGCAAGGTGCTTGTGTCCAGCTTGTTGAGTGGCGGCATCGCGCTCAGTTTGTACAACACGGGCGCTTCGAACGCGCGTGGCCTCGTTCTCATGCTGCCATGGATTGGAGCTGCTTTGGTGCTGGTCCTGGTTCTGATCGCGACCGCTCCTCGTCTCGAGCGTCGCGCCGGTATCCTGTTCCTACGTGCGTTCCGCAAGCCAAAGCAAAGCAACAGAATCACGCGGCACTTCGCGCGCAACTTCAATGAGCATGGGCCGCTACACTTCATCGCTGGACCTGATCTCGCGACCACCGCGGTCGACCTTGCAGCCGCTCTATCCTGGCTGCTCGGTCGGGCAAAAAGTCGGTTCATTCGCTCCACGGCCGAAGCCTCTCTGCGCGTGAATGCGGCGATGCTGCCGCGGCGTGATGGTCGGTTCGATGTCTCCGAACTCGCTTGTTTTGATGACACCTGGCGCGATGTCGTCGCGCTCCTCGCCGAGCGCGTTGACGGAGTGATCATCGACCTGCGCGGCTATGATCAGGGGAGCGCAGAGCTGAGCTGGGAGCTTGAGCTCATGCTCTCCAAGGTTCCGCTCGACAGGTTGATCCTGTTGACCGATGCGCAGACCGATCGCGAATTGCTTGTGCGCGCCATCGGGCCAATGACGGTCACGGCATATCAATTGTCGTCGACCTCGAACCGCGAGCTCGATGCCGTTGTTGAGAGGGCGCGCCGCCTGGTTGTTTCGCCGCGCCGCACGTCCGAAGCGGTCGGCTGACCGGACAAACGCATGGCTACGTCCCGTGCATCGAGTCAGGGAGGTGCGTGCCGCCAGCCGCACTAGGGAAGCGGCATGTACCGCAGCAATGACGCTTCGTACGCCGGAGTCCCCGCCGTGCTATCGCGCACCGGGCGGCCCATCTCGAAGCGATACCTGCGGCCCGGCTCGAACACGTGGCCATCATGGGCGCCAATGTCGACACTCAGCCGCGCCTGCGGCTCGGAGAGGTCCGGCGGTGGCTCCTCGCTCAGGTACAGGACCGTCGACAGTCGCTCGCAGGGCTTGCAGTTGGCTCGTGGCGGGCACGGTGGACAGTCGCGGAAGCCCGCGACATAGGCGTCCACCTGGAGCCTGTCTCCTGCCGGCAACTCGCCGTCACGGAGCTGTGCGAAGGTGAGTGGTGCTGTCACCGCCAGCCCGTGCTTCTCCACGGGAAAGGCGGGATGCCGGCGGGAATGCGAACAGGCACCCACGGCGAACAGCACGGCGACGAGGCCGAGCAACTCCACGCAGGTGCGACTCACCCTCGGAGACATCACGGCAGCTCGCAGCGAAGCATGTCCTTGTCGAACACCGGGCCCAGCAACATCCACTTTCCGGAGACCGCCGCCGTGGCCACAGCAGATATCTGCCGGCCGTCGTCGAGAAACACCTCCTCCGCCTCCAGCTTGTCTCCCGAGGCCTTCACCCGCAGCACCTGCGCCGGAGCACGCGTCGCTCCCGACAGGTCCTTCGCATGCGCCACGAAGTCCAGCAGCTTCGGGTGGCAGCCAATCCACAGGTCACCCCGTGCATCCACCTCGATGTTGTCCGGCCCCGTCCCCAGGGGAAGCTTCAACCGCTGCGTCAACGCCCCCGAGTCCACGTCTCGCGTATACACAGTCAGCGACTTCTCGAGCACCTGTGCCAGGTACACCGTCCTCCCATCCGCCGAGTGGTTGATGCCATTGGCGTACGCCGTGCCATTGACGACCTCCCGGAAGCCCTTCCCGTCGAAGTACAGCACGTTGCCAATCGCGAGCTGCAGGTAGTCCTCCACCACCTGCATCACTCCCGGCGGGTAGTGGTGGTCGTTCGTCACGTAGAAGCGCTCGGCGTCCACCGGCACCACGTCGTTGGGAGAGACCAGGGCCGGGTCCTTCACCGTCTTGCGGTGGACCAGCATCCCGTCCGCTCCCACCTCGAACCGCTCGATGCGGTTGTCGCCCGGCGCCGCGTGGTTCACCACGTACAGCGTCTGCGTGCCGTCCGGAGCGACGAAGAGCCCGATGCCGTGCGGATGGAAGGGCTGCGAGAAGGCCCCCGTCAGCAGCACGGGTGGCGCGGAGCTCGCGGGGTCATAGCGGAAGATGCCTCCCTGCACCGGATGCCCGGCCATCGTGGCGCGCCGGTCATCCGACGAGATGTACGCGTAGCCGAGTGTCGGATGGAACGTGATGTCCTCGGCCCCAGGCATGCCGGACACCGGCGTGCAGCGACCCGCGAAGTGAGGCGACAGGCTCTTGAACTGCCCCGCGTCCGCGAGCGTCTTCACGACGAAGCCGGCCAGCACCAGGACGACCACGCCGAGTCCGATGAGGAATTTCTTCATGCCGGCAGTCTAGTGGGGCTCGACTGCCAAGAGGAGGGATGAAGGAGAAGGTGATAGCCTTTCCGCGCATGACGCACTTCCAGACGACGCGGTTCGGCCGGTATGAGTTGCTGGAGCGCGTGAGCGTGGGAGGGATGTACACGGTGTACCGGGCCCGCGACACGGAGGCCCCGGACCCCCACCGGCTCGTGGCCGTCAAGCAGTTGCACGACCGTTGCGCCGGCGACTCCGCGTTCCTCGAAGTGTTTCGTGTGACAGCCCGCCGCGCGATGGCCTGCCAACATGACAATGTCATACAGGTCCTCGACTTCGGGGACGTGGCGGGCACGTACTTCCTGGTCCAGGAGTGGGTGGACGGCCAGGTACTCCGCCAGGCACAGCACCGGTTCACCCGGGCATTCGGAATGAAGCGGCTTCCGGCGCACCTCGCCGTGCGCATTGCCATCGACCTGTGCCGGGGCCTCCACCACGTACACACGCAGTTGGAATTGCTCCAGGTGGAGCTCTCGCCCGGCGAGGTGTTGCTGGGCCTCGAAGGCGAGGTGAAGGTCTACGGCTTCGAGCTCCACAGAGAGATGCTGTCGCGCGAGCTCGGGGGAGTCTTCAGGCCCAAGCTCACGTACCTCTCGCCTGAGCAGATATCCGGTGACGCGAAGGATGCCCGCTCGGACGTCTACCTCGCTGGCGTCGTGGTCTACCAGATGCTGTGCGGGGCACTGCACATCGACGGGGACCATGACTTCGCGAGACTCGAGCAGATCAGGGAGGGGCGGCTGGTTCCCGCGCGGATGCACAATCCCTCTCTCGACGACGGTCTCGTGGCCATTCTCGAGCGAGCGATGGCAACCCGTCCGGAGGACCGGTACCCATCCGCTGAGTCGATGCAGCAGGCCCTGTCCGAGTGGCTCGACGCCCATGCGCCAGGGCTGCACCCCGGCACGCTCAAGCATTGGATGAGCTGGCTCTACCAGGACGAGCTGGCCAGGCGCGGGCGCGAGTTCTCGCTGCCCCTGGGGTTCCTGGCCCAGCTCGAGTCCTGGCGCGCGTCAGCTCAGGCTGGACGCTCCAACCGTCCGTCCGCGTGACGCGCGAAGCGGCCTTCCTCGCGCGGGTGCACGGGGTCATGGCTCGGCCACGGCCAGCCGCCGAAGCCCGTGCGCTGGTAGTCCGCGAAGGCCTGCTGGATTTCCTGCCGTGAGTTCATGACGAACGGCCCGTACTGCACGACGGGCTCCCCAATCGGGCGCCCCTGCAGGAGCAGCAGCTCCGCCACGTCCGGCCCGTTCTCCAGCTCCACGTCCACGTCCGCGCGCAGGTCGATGCCGTGTGACGCCGGAATGGACCGGCCCGCCACGCGCAGCCCGGAGCCGAGGAAGAAGTACAGCGTGCGGTTGCTGCCCTTCGCCGCCGCCGGCAGCGTCCAGCGCGCGCCCGGTGCCAGCTTCAGCGTCCAGATGGCCACGTCCGACTCCGCCTGCGCGGCCCAGGACTTCGGCGGCGGCGGTGGCGCCTCCACGTCGCCCAGCGTGCCCGCGACCACGGTGATTTCCGTGGTACGGCCCGCCTCGTCCTTCGCCACGTGCTTGGGAATGACGTGACTCCAGAGCATGGAGAAGTGCGGCTCCACGAGCTTGTTGGCGCGCGGCAGGTTGAGCCAGATTTGAAACAGCTCCACCGGGTTCGGCTGGTCGCGCTTGAGCAGCGGGAACATCTCCGAGTGGTTGATGCCCGCGCCGGCCGTGAGCCATTGCACGTCACCCCCGCCGAAGCGCGCCGCCGCGCCCAGCGAGTCCGAGTGGTCCAGCAGGCCATTGCGCACGACGGTGACCGTCTCGAAGCCCCGGTGCGGGTGCTGCGGGAAGCCGGGCACCACGGTGCCGTGATACATGTTCCAGCCGTCCCGGCCGTCGAAGTCCTGGCCCAGGTTGCGTCCCGCGAGCGACGCGGTCGGTCCCAGGCGCTCGTTGCCCGTCGGGTACTTGTCGTCGTGGTGGACGCAGAAGAGGAACGGGTCCGGTGTCCGCCACGGCATCCCGAGCGGCTCCACACGGAGGATTGCTTCCTGCTGCGGACTCTTCTGCTGACTCATTCCCTGCTCCTCGGCCTTTCCGGAGCCGCGTGAACACGCCGCGGCGGTGGTGACTCCCGCCGCCGCGATCAACTTCAACGCCGCTCTCCGGCTCACATCATCCACGGTCCACCTCGTGCGTCATGCCGCTGTGGCCGCTTCATCCTAACAACGGGACTTCCGCTCCGCTCAGCCCGAATGGCCCTTCACCGGTGTCCGCACGAAGTCGATGAAGGCGCGCAGCACGGCCGGGAGCTGCCGGCGGCTCGGGTCGTCGAGGAAGAACCCCGGGTAGAACGGGCAGCAGTCCCCCAGCACGCGCACCAGGCGGCCTTGCGCAAGCAGCACCATCATCCGCGCCTCGAAGACGTAGGGAGGCCCACGACGCCGTCCAGCGCCGCGTCGGACATGAGGCCCTGGCCGGTGACGCTCAGCGGGCCGTCGAGCTCGATGCCCCGCTCCTCGTGCGCCTTCTCGAGCTCCCACTGGATTCGCGCGGCTGGAGCCGCTCACCGCCGACGAGGCGATGACGAGGCGATGACGGTGGCACGGGTGTGACGGGAGGCAGAGCCGTCAACGAGGAGCGTGCTCCTGCCCTGACATCCCGAGGTTCGAGCTCGTGCTCCAGCGCATCCGCGGCGCGCAGCTCCTCCTGGAGGCGCTCGCACTCCTCATCGGAGAGGGGAAGCTGCTGAAGCTCGGCGCGCAGGGCTCGTGCTCGCGTCTTGTCTCCCATCGCCACCGCCAGCTCGGTCCGGGCCGCGAGGGCCCGTGCGCGGTCCATCGGCGGTGCGGGCTCGTCCCGGGCGAGCGCCACGTCGAGGACCTTCGCCGCCGCCTTGTCGTCCGTCTTGAAGTCACGCAGGCGGGCGGCGGCGTCCACCGCCTTCGCCAGCCGCGATTTGGGCTCGCGCGAGCGTGGCTTCTCGTCGTCCTCGGAGGCACCCGCCTCCTTGCGCCTCACGAAGATGACCGAGTTGCCCGACAGGTCGACCAGGGTGAAGCGCCCCTGGCCCGGCTTCATCCGGGTGATGCGGGGGATGCCTGACACCGGGAGCTTTCCTCGCGTGTGCCGCAGGGCCTCGGAGAACATCGCATGAATGGGCTCCACGTTCGGCACCACCACGAGGCACGCGCTGTAGCCGGCCTCGGGCTTCAGCCCATTGAGGCCGAAGAAGTGCAGCTCGATGTCCTCGCGGCGCACCACCGCGTAGGGATTCGGCGAGCGCTGCTGGTACGTCACCTCGAAGCCGAGAGGCCGGTAGAAGTCCAGCGTCTCGGTGAGCGAGACGCAGGGGAGCATGGGAATCATCGACTCGCCGCTCATCACGCCTCCTCGAGGTGCTGTCGCACCTGACGCAGTCCATCCACCGTGGCCCGCAGCGCCCGCGCGTCCATGCCCGTCGCGAGCTGATTCGCCCAGGCCGCCTGTCGGGCCTCGACCTTGCGCAGTGCTTCGCGGCCCTGCTCCGTCAGCGCGATGAGCTTCGCGCGGCGGTGGTGCGGGTTCTCCCGGTACTCGATGAAGCCATCCCGCTCCAGCGCGTCCGCCGTCTGCTGCACGCTCTGCCGGGCGAGGCCCATGGTGCGGGCCACATTCGCCACCGGCGCCGGCTCGTGGTCCACCACGCCGAGCACCTGCCACCTTGCGCTGCTGAGCCCCAGCGACTCCGTCAGCGCGTCGCCTGCCTCCAGCGCCAGGCCGTTGACGCGGAACACCTCCAGCACCAGCTCCGTGAAGAGCTCTCCTGCCGCCGTGAGCTTCGCCATGGACATGTATCTGTCAATTCGACAGGTTCCTGTCAATTCAAACGAGGGCCGGAGGCGTTCCTCCTCTCCCGGGACGGAGGGTCAGGCCACGGCCTGGATTCCCGTTGCCTTGGGCAGCGCGAGCGTCACGCGCGTGCCGCGCTCGGGCGTGCTGTGGAATGCGAGCGTGCCCCCGTGCACCTCGACAATCCGGCGCACCAGTGTGAGCCCCAGTCCCACGCCTCCCGTGTCGCGTGCGCGGCTGCGGTCGGTGCGGAAGAAGGGCGTGGAGAGGCTCGGCAGGTCCTCGGCGCTGATGCCGATGCCCTGGTCCTCCACCTCCACGTGCAGGGTGTCCCCGTCCACGCGGGCCCGCAGCGTCACCGGGTTGCCGGGCTCCGAGTACTTGCGCGCATTGTCGAGCAGGTTGTGCACCGCGCGCCGCAGCAGCACCGCGTCGGCCTCCAGCGACGGCAGCTCGCCGGGCAGCTCCAGATGGAGAGAGCACTCCGGATGGCCGCGCTGGAAGCGCTCGGCGGCGTCGCGCAGGAAGTCGGTGGCATTCAGCGGTCTGCGCTGGGCGTAGAGGCCGGGCTGCCCGGCTTGATTCGCCGCGAGGTCGAGCCTCGCCATCTGCAGCACCCCGTCCACCAGGGATTGCAGCTCGCCGATGTCCCGGCGCAGCTCGGGCAGGCGCTTCGCCAGCTCATCCGGCTGGCCCTCCTCGACGAGGTCCAGTGTGACGCAGAGCCGGGCCAGAGGTGTGCGCAGCTCGTGGGAGACGTTGGCCAGCAGCTCCTTCTGTCCGCGGATGAGGGACTCCATCCGTCCGGCCATCTCGTCGAAGGTGCGGCCGAGCTCGGCCACCTCGTGGCGGCCCTTGAGCCGCACGCGGGTGGACAGGCGCCCCTGGCCGAACTCGCGCACCGCCGCCATCAACTGCTCCAGCGGTGAGGCGAGCGCCCGGGCCATCGGATAGGACAGGATGGCCAGCGCGAGGAGGACCGAGGTCAGCATCCCGACGAGGTAGCCATACCTGGGGGCGAGGGGCTTCACGGATTGAGACACCACGTAGCCCACCCGCAAGTCCCCCTGCCAGACGACAGCAGCCATCTCGATGTGGTCGCCGGGGCGAGCGAAGCGGATCCTCCCGCGCCGCAGCTCTCGCTGCTCGCTGGCCTCGAGTGGCCCCAGTTCCGGAGTCCCCACCGCGGCAATCCGCTCGCCTCGCGGACCATACACGGAGACGCGCAGCCCCTTTACGGCGAGGGCGTCCAGGGCGGGGAGCAATTCGGACGGATTCGAGCTGACCAGCTCCGCCACGCGTTCCGTCTCCTGCCAGTACTCGTCGGCCTTCGCCTCGTTCGTGCCCATCACCCGCACGGCGGCAATCACCGCCACGAGCGTGCCCACCAGCAGCAGCACGCCATACGCGTAGATGCGCCAGAACATCCGGCGAGGCAGCATCCCCTTCCAGCTCACGGGCCTTCTCCCTGCTCCAGCACGTAGCCCACGCCGCGCACCGTCTTCAGGAGCCGGGGATTGCGCGCGTCATCTCCCAGCTTCTGGCGCAGCCTGGACACGTGCACGTCGATGGCGCGGTCCACCGGCCCCTCCACGCCTCCGCTGGCCAGCTCCAGCAGTTGCTCGCGCGACAACACCCGTCCGGCCCGCTCCGCGAGCGCGCAGAGCAGGGCGAACTCGTACTGCGTCAGCGGCAGTTCCTGGCCGTTCATCGCCGCCTTCCTCCCGGCGCGGTCCAGCGTGAGCGGACCCACGCGCAGCACCTCGCGCGCGGGGCCGAGCAGTCCCCGGCTGCGGCGCACCTGCGCGGTGATGCGCGCCAGCAGCTCGCGCGAGGAGAAGGGCTTGGACACGTAGTCATCCGCGCCCAGCTCCAATCCCATCACCCGGTCCGCCTCCTCGCCCCGTGCGGTGAGCATCAAGATGGGCACCGCCGAGCGCGTCCGCAGCTCCCGGCACACGGTGAGCCCGTCCATCCGGGGCAGCATGACGTCGATGAGGATGGCATCGAAGCTCCGCCGCGAGGCCTCGGCCAGCCCGCGCTCTCCGTCGTTCGCGCAGACCGTCTTCACCCCATGGCGCTCCAGGTACTCGGCTGTGAGGCGGGCCAGGTGTGCGTCGTCCTCGATGAGGAGGACCTCGATGTTCTGCGAAGGGGAGCCGGACATGGTCATAGCCTAGCGCGCCGTGGCCGCTCCCTGGGCGCCGGGCGTCGGGCCGATGCCGACCAGCGCGAGCGCGCGGGGAATGAAGTCGTCGAAGA comes from Pyxidicoccus parkwaysis and encodes:
- a CDS encoding strictosidine synthase family protein, which encodes MKKFLIGLGVVVLVLAGFVVKTLADAGQFKSLSPHFAGRCTPVSGMPGAEDITFHPTLGYAYISSDDRRATMAGHPVQGGIFRYDPASSAPPVLLTGAFSQPFHPHGIGLFVAPDGTQTLYVVNHAAPGDNRIERFEVGADGMLVHRKTVKDPALVSPNDVVPVDAERFYVTNDHHYPPGVMQVVEDYLQLAIGNVLYFDGKGFREVVNGTAYANGINHSADGRTVYLAQVLEKSLTVYTRDVDSGALTQRLKLPLGTGPDNIEVDARGDLWIGCHPKLLDFVAHAKDLSGATRAPAQVLRVKASGDKLEAEEVFLDDGRQISAVATAAVSGKWMLLGPVFDKDMLRCELP
- a CDS encoding serine/threonine protein kinase; the encoded protein is MKEKVIAFPRMTHFQTTRFGRYELLERVSVGGMYTVYRARDTEAPDPHRLVAVKQLHDRCAGDSAFLEVFRVTARRAMACQHDNVIQVLDFGDVAGTYFLVQEWVDGQVLRQAQHRFTRAFGMKRLPAHLAVRIAIDLCRGLHHVHTQLELLQVELSPGEVLLGLEGEVKVYGFELHREMLSRELGGVFRPKLTYLSPEQISGDAKDARSDVYLAGVVVYQMLCGALHIDGDHDFARLEQIREGRLVPARMHNPSLDDGLVAILERAMATRPEDRYPSAESMQQALSEWLDAHAPGLHPGTLKHWMSWLYQDELARRGREFSLPLGFLAQLESWRASAQAGRSNRPSA
- a CDS encoding pirin family protein, with protein sequence MSQQKSPQQEAILRVEPLGMPWRTPDPFLFCVHHDDKYPTGNERLGPTASLAGRNLGQDFDGRDGWNMYHGTVVPGFPQHPHRGFETVTVVRNGLLDHSDSLGAAARFGGGDVQWLTAGAGINHSEMFPLLKRDQPNPVELFQIWLNLPRANKLVEPHFSMLWSHVIPKHVAKDEAGRTTEITVVAGTLGDVEAPPPPPKSWAAQAESDVAIWTLKLAPGARWTLPAAAKGSNRTLYFFLGSGLRVAGRSIPASHGIDLRADVDVELENGPDVAELLLLQGRPIGEPVVQYGPFVMNSRQEIQQAFADYQRTGFGGWPWPSHDPVHPREEGRFARHADGRLERPA
- a CDS encoding MarR family winged helix-turn-helix transcriptional regulator — protein: MAKLTAAGELFTELVLEVFRVNGLALEAGDALTESLGLSSARWQVLGVVDHEPAPVANVARTMGLARQSVQQTADALERDGFIEYRENPHHRRAKLIALTEQGREALRKVEARQAAWANQLATGMDARALRATVDGLRQVRQHLEEA
- a CDS encoding sensor histidine kinase, with the translated sequence MSWKGMLPRRMFWRIYAYGVLLLVGTLVAVIAAVRVMGTNEAKADEYWQETERVAELVSSNPSELLPALDALAVKGLRVSVYGPRGERIAAVGTPELGPLEASEQRELRRGRIRFARPGDHIEMAAVVWQGDLRVGYVVSQSVKPLAPRYGYLVGMLTSVLLALAILSYPMARALASPLEQLMAAVREFGQGRLSTRVRLKGRHEVAELGRTFDEMAGRMESLIRGQKELLANVSHELRTPLARLCVTLDLVEEGQPDELAKRLPELRRDIGELQSLVDGVLQMARLDLAANQAGQPGLYAQRRPLNATDFLRDAAERFQRGHPECSLHLELPGELPSLEADAVLLRRAVHNLLDNARKYSEPGNPVTLRARVDGDTLHVEVEDQGIGISAEDLPSLSTPFFRTDRSRARDTGGVGLGLTLVRRIVEVHGGTLAFHSTPERGTRVTLALPKATGIQAVA
- a CDS encoding response regulator transcription factor, which codes for MSGSPSQNIEVLLIEDDAHLARLTAEYLERHGVKTVCANDGERGLAEASRRSFDAILIDVMLPRMDGLTVCRELRTRSAVPILMLTARGEEADRVMGLELGADDYVSKPFSSRELLARITAQVRRSRGLLGPAREVLRVGPLTLDRAGRKAAMNGQELPLTQYEFALLCALAERAGRVLSREQLLELASGGVEGPVDRAIDVHVSRLRQKLGDDARNPRLLKTVRGVGYVLEQGEGP